From a region of the Neobacillus niacini genome:
- a CDS encoding aspartate/glutamate racemase family protein: protein MKKLAIIHTTPVTIEPLKELAKNIVGECEIINLVDDSILPQLEKNGGDIEDVAERWGSYAKVAEQLGAECILNACSSIGELVRITQPKISTPIVRIDDAMAEYAVNASTKIGVAATLETTLKPTLELLKQKAAEKQKTVEFEPILVASAYQKLLANDKEGHDADLAVALCDLAKKVDIVVLAQASMARVVSTFAPDEQKQFVTSPELGMEAVKRTLLK from the coding sequence ATGAAAAAACTAGCGATAATACATACAACTCCTGTCACGATTGAGCCATTAAAAGAGTTAGCGAAAAATATAGTTGGAGAATGTGAAATTATAAATTTAGTGGATGATTCCATCCTCCCGCAATTAGAAAAAAATGGGGGGGATATCGAAGATGTTGCTGAGCGCTGGGGAAGTTATGCTAAAGTTGCCGAGCAGCTTGGTGCAGAATGTATTTTAAATGCCTGTTCTTCTATTGGTGAACTTGTTAGGATAACTCAGCCTAAGATTTCAACGCCTATTGTACGGATTGATGATGCAATGGCTGAATATGCTGTGAACGCTTCAACAAAAATTGGTGTTGCCGCTACTTTAGAAACCACATTAAAACCTACACTTGAGTTGCTAAAACAAAAGGCAGCAGAAAAACAGAAAACAGTCGAATTTGAACCTATTCTTGTAGCCTCCGCTTATCAGAAATTACTAGCAAATGATAAAGAAGGACATGATGCAGACCTTGCAGTTGCATTATGTGACCTAGCGAAAAAAGTGGATATCGTAGTTCTCGCACAAGCTTCCATGGCAAGGGTTGTTTCAACCTTTGCGCCTGATGAACAGAAACAATTTGTAACAAGTCCTGAATTAGGAATGGAAGCAGTTAAACGTACATTGCTAAAATAA
- a CDS encoding amidohydrolase family protein, giving the protein MSNIHEEINRIRIIDGHEHIDPQEIRKKNKVDFFGLLHYLESDLITAGMKRGILSHNSKLSEEEKAEQFLYFYNQTKNTTYAKTLKIAVQDLYGMDDWSVNGILNLNEKVKAATNDDDWYKKVFEKSGIDLAITLPYTTNVDFSLFRPVMFLDYAFKLRTIKDVQQIEQHSRVSVHTFQDYLHAVDALLNKFVTEGMVATKLGHAYWRTLKTSKPTFHEAEKQFNRLFSCFIEEPISQQESVVLQDYLIHHVIQCSIKYELPIQIHTGHHETSVSGNGNIITNSNVTDLLPLLLAYPDAKFVLLHCGIPYHQEYLTIVKNFPNAYADFTWVYIISPTVGKQIMHQMIEMVPQNKIFGFGGDFNVIEGTYAHQKLARKLVADVLLEKVQDDMLTEKEAVEFAQRIFRNNLIEFYNLKV; this is encoded by the coding sequence ATCGATGGACATGAACACATCGATCCACAAGAAATTCGAAAAAAGAATAAAGTTGATTTTTTTGGTCTTCTCCATTATCTAGAATCGGACTTAATTACTGCTGGGATGAAGCGCGGGATATTAAGCCATAATTCAAAATTAAGTGAAGAAGAGAAAGCCGAACAGTTTTTATACTTCTATAACCAAACAAAAAATACTACCTATGCAAAAACATTAAAAATAGCGGTACAGGATTTATATGGAATGGACGATTGGTCCGTCAATGGCATTTTAAACTTGAATGAAAAAGTAAAAGCAGCCACAAATGATGATGATTGGTATAAAAAAGTTTTCGAAAAGTCTGGAATTGATTTAGCCATAACGCTGCCTTATACAACAAATGTTGATTTTTCCTTATTTCGTCCAGTAATGTTCTTGGACTATGCATTTAAATTGAGAACGATTAAGGATGTACAGCAAATTGAACAACATTCTAGAGTGAGTGTACATACATTCCAAGATTATCTACATGCTGTTGATGCCTTATTAAATAAATTTGTTACTGAAGGCATGGTTGCTACAAAGCTAGGACATGCCTACTGGAGAACACTCAAAACATCAAAGCCAACCTTTCATGAAGCTGAAAAGCAGTTTAATCGATTGTTCTCTTGCTTCATTGAAGAACCTATATCACAGCAAGAATCAGTGGTATTGCAGGACTATTTAATTCATCACGTTATTCAATGTTCGATAAAGTATGAACTTCCTATTCAGATTCATACCGGACATCATGAAACAAGTGTTTCTGGCAATGGCAATATTATAACCAACTCTAATGTAACAGATCTACTTCCGTTACTGCTTGCTTACCCTGATGCTAAGTTTGTTCTATTACATTGTGGTATTCCATATCACCAGGAATATTTAACGATTGTAAAGAATTTCCCAAATGCCTACGCAGATTTTACTTGGGTTTATATCATTTCGCCAACTGTTGGAAAACAAATCATGCATCAAATGATTGAAATGGTTCCACAAAATAAAATCTTTGGTTTCGGAGGGGACTTCAATGTAATTGAAGGAACCTATGCACACCAAAAGCTTGCTAGAAAACTAGTTGCCGATGTCTTACTAGAGAAAGTCCAAGACGATATGTTAACAGAAAAAGAGGCTGTGGAGTTTGCTCAGCGTATCTTTAGGAATAACCTAATCGAATTTTATAATTTAAAGGTGTGA
- a CDS encoding class II fructose-bisphosphate aldolase — translation MNQLKPKNIISLTEALQMAEKFQYATGSFSPRYTAMIKPVLKAGQKNESPIIVQISQKELERYGITPFEFAEEFYKQVEELAISVPVVLHLDHTKELQVIKDAIEAGFTSVMIDASERPFDENVAITKEVVEYAHANGVSVEAELGMIGTTDFIETDKDEELYTDPVEAAEFVKQTSVDALAVSCGTAHGVYLVREPKVDYDRLKAIRELTSVHLVLHGGSGVPSEMVQKAFQLPTGGVSKVNIATDLELSLLKALGREERMTNVECSQLSSDLLTVGQDAVETTVSEKINDFLLSANKSNHFNQ, via the coding sequence ATGAATCAACTTAAACCAAAAAATATAATCTCCTTAACAGAAGCTTTGCAAATGGCGGAGAAATTCCAATATGCAACAGGATCATTTTCACCCCGTTATACTGCAATGATTAAACCAGTTTTAAAAGCAGGACAAAAAAATGAATCACCTATCATTGTACAAATCTCTCAAAAAGAACTTGAACGATATGGAATCACTCCTTTTGAATTTGCCGAAGAGTTCTATAAACAAGTAGAGGAATTAGCAATTTCAGTGCCGGTTGTATTACACCTTGATCACACTAAGGAGCTTCAAGTAATTAAGGATGCAATTGAAGCTGGGTTTACATCGGTTATGATTGATGCATCTGAAAGACCTTTCGATGAAAATGTTGCGATCACAAAAGAAGTAGTGGAATATGCACATGCTAATGGCGTTTCTGTAGAAGCGGAACTTGGGATGATTGGGACAACTGATTTTATCGAAACAGATAAAGATGAAGAATTGTATACAGATCCAGTGGAAGCGGCTGAATTTGTAAAGCAAACAAGTGTAGATGCCTTAGCGGTATCATGTGGAACTGCACATGGCGTGTACTTGGTACGTGAACCAAAGGTTGACTATGATCGTTTAAAGGCTATTAGGGAATTAACTTCAGTACATCTTGTCCTTCATGGCGGTTCTGGGGTGCCAAGTGAAATGGTACAAAAAGCCTTCCAATTGCCAACTGGCGGTGTAAGTAAAGTTAATATTGCAACTGATCTCGAGCTTTCACTACTAAAAGCACTTGGCCGAGAAGAAAGAATGACGAATGTGGAATGCAGCCAATTATCATCAGATCTACTTACAGTTGGCCAAGATGCAGTTGAGACTACAGTATCAGAAAAAATAAACGACTTTTTACTAAGTGCAAACAAATCAAATCATTTTAATCAATAA
- a CDS encoding alpha-mannosidase: protein MKDKTFHMIGNAHLDPVWLWQWQEGFQETKATFRSALDRMKEYEDFIFTSSSAAMYEWVEENDPEMFAEIKERIQEGRWRIVGGWWIQPDCNIPNGESFVRQGLFGQRYFQEKFGVTAKVGYNVDSFGHHGMLPQILKKSGMDSYVFMRPAPNEKGLPSKLFWWESDDGTRVLAFRIMYEYNSWGKALDRIVDRCKTEFKGNVDDLMIFYGVGNHGGGPTKENIESIYRLNEDDNLPNLVFSSPEQYFEKVKNNKELPVVHDDLQHHASGCYAAHSAVKQYNRKAENMLMTAEKYAALAFWLTGQPYPTEFNRAWKNVLFNQFHDILAGTSIEPAYEDARNLYGESLAIADRALNNAIQSISWRIDIEQDERMRPIVVFNPHAWETKANVEIEIGGIKQTSVLVDDQGKAVPFQTIQSQATSGGRYRLNFLADLPAMGYRVYKIYTELNSVTPVGEPIQASQFSMENDRFKIEFDSETGWIKSLYDKRIEHEVFLGPAAKPVVIEDKSDTWSHNKLHFNDIAGEFKAAKIYLAEHGPVKSVIRVKSVYGRSILIQDFTMYREKDQIDVKVTVDWREQFKMLKLVFPVNAIFRKQTYEIPYGTIEREHNGEEEPGLSWVDVTGVRENHEGLYGVSLLNDAKYSYSIHNKELALTVLRSPIYAHHDPLVPEEDGEYTFIDHGIQRFEYTILPHEGSWEESETVKKAAELNCKPISIIETFHKGSLPQVDSYVQVKADNVLVSAIKKAEDNDDLIIRLYETHKVETEVEINLPKFNRSFTTVFKPSEIKTFRIPKEADKQIKETNLIEWDE from the coding sequence ATGAAGGATAAAACGTTCCATATGATTGGTAATGCTCATTTAGATCCAGTATGGCTTTGGCAATGGCAAGAAGGATTCCAAGAAACAAAAGCAACTTTCCGGTCGGCACTCGATCGAATGAAGGAATATGAAGATTTCATTTTTACATCTAGTTCTGCAGCGATGTATGAATGGGTAGAAGAGAATGACCCGGAAATGTTTGCTGAAATCAAAGAGCGGATTCAAGAAGGACGATGGAGAATCGTTGGCGGTTGGTGGATTCAGCCAGATTGCAATATCCCAAATGGTGAATCTTTTGTTCGTCAAGGATTGTTTGGACAGCGCTACTTTCAGGAGAAATTCGGGGTAACGGCAAAGGTTGGTTATAATGTGGATAGCTTTGGCCATCACGGAATGCTTCCACAGATCCTAAAGAAAAGCGGAATGGACTCTTATGTGTTTATGCGCCCGGCGCCAAATGAAAAAGGACTTCCAAGTAAGCTTTTCTGGTGGGAATCAGATGATGGAACACGGGTATTGGCTTTCCGAATTATGTATGAATACAATTCATGGGGAAAAGCGTTAGATCGAATTGTCGATCGATGTAAAACTGAATTCAAGGGCAATGTTGATGACTTAATGATTTTCTATGGTGTAGGAAACCACGGTGGTGGTCCGACCAAAGAAAATATCGAAAGTATTTATCGATTAAACGAGGACGACAATCTTCCAAATTTGGTTTTCTCATCACCTGAACAGTATTTTGAAAAAGTGAAAAATAATAAAGAATTACCAGTAGTGCATGATGATCTTCAGCACCATGCAAGCGGCTGTTATGCAGCACATTCTGCTGTAAAGCAATATAACCGCAAAGCAGAAAATATGTTAATGACAGCGGAAAAATATGCAGCTCTTGCATTTTGGTTAACAGGGCAACCGTACCCAACTGAATTTAACCGTGCATGGAAAAATGTATTATTTAATCAATTCCATGATATTTTAGCAGGAACTAGTATTGAGCCAGCTTATGAAGATGCGCGTAATTTATATGGCGAATCATTAGCCATTGCGGATCGTGCACTAAATAATGCGATTCAGTCAATTTCATGGAGAATTGATATTGAACAAGATGAGAGAATGAGACCAATTGTCGTATTTAATCCGCATGCTTGGGAAACAAAGGCAAATGTAGAAATTGAAATTGGAGGAATTAAGCAGACATCTGTATTAGTTGATGACCAAGGAAAAGCTGTCCCATTTCAAACAATACAGTCACAAGCAACTTCTGGAGGACGTTACCGTTTAAACTTCCTGGCCGATTTACCAGCAATGGGCTACCGTGTTTATAAAATCTATACCGAGTTAAATAGCGTTACCCCTGTTGGTGAACCAATTCAAGCTAGCCAATTTTCGATGGAAAATGATCGCTTTAAAATCGAATTTGATTCTGAAACTGGGTGGATTAAGAGTTTATATGACAAGCGGATTGAACATGAAGTATTCTTAGGGCCTGCGGCAAAACCGGTTGTGATAGAAGACAAATCCGATACATGGAGCCATAATAAACTCCACTTTAATGATATTGCCGGGGAATTTAAAGCGGCAAAGATTTATTTAGCAGAACATGGTCCGGTGAAATCTGTTATTCGTGTAAAGAGCGTATATGGACGCTCCATTTTGATTCAAGATTTTACAATGTACCGAGAAAAAGACCAAATTGATGTAAAGGTAACGGTTGACTGGCGCGAACAATTCAAAATGCTTAAGCTTGTTTTCCCTGTCAATGCAATTTTTAGAAAACAAACGTATGAGATACCTTATGGAACGATTGAGCGTGAGCATAATGGGGAGGAAGAACCAGGTCTAAGCTGGGTTGATGTAACAGGCGTTCGTGAAAACCATGAAGGGTTATATGGGGTCAGCCTGCTAAATGATGCAAAATACAGTTACAGCATTCATAACAAAGAGTTGGCGTTAACCGTATTGAGAAGTCCAATCTACGCTCATCATGATCCGTTAGTTCCTGAAGAGGACGGAGAGTATACCTTTATTGACCATGGTATTCAACGGTTTGAATATACAATTCTGCCACATGAGGGCAGTTGGGAAGAGAGTGAAACAGTAAAAAAAGCAGCTGAATTAAACTGTAAACCAATTTCCATTATCGAAACATTCCATAAAGGATCGCTTCCACAGGTAGATTCATATGTGCAAGTGAAAGCAGATAATGTCCTTGTCAGTGCGATTAAGAAAGCAGAGGACAATGATGATTTAATTATTCGCCTCTATGAAACTCATAAAGTTGAAACAGAAGTAGAAATCAACCTGCCGAAATTTAATCGTTCATTCACAACCGTATTCAAACCTTCAGAAATTAAAACTTTCCGCATTCCAAAAGAGGCTGACAAGCAAATTAAAGAAACGAATTTGATTGAATGGGATGAGTAG